The Magnolia sinica isolate HGM2019 chromosome 9, MsV1, whole genome shotgun sequence genome contains a region encoding:
- the LOC131256075 gene encoding uncharacterized protein LOC131256075 produces MSRLSIRPRPLDIHKKLPIVKSVKDFEDDEVTASTRNSQILRIAAEADNEVHHVPTKKSANEIPIPQFVVVDTYERDYSRTFGQPTSYLRGRGARAEIGEFVEYDLDNEDEDWLEEFNNERKIIAPEKFESLLFKLEVLDHKTRERAGIIMPTLSAPVPVLLRLDAALEALQSQSIRYAVFQSVFSYWKEKREQWQKPILRRLQPPPPVNDTNPYNVFRPREKAHRLHTRRMQRRENNVQSFEKLRQVRRNLDQVKTVLEALIKREEKKREVMDSEVSLQRIQIKYKHETQLVEDGLVLPGFPPFSCRFGSSEDDFVDSDDMTNGHPRTRPATAQNPAFPDSKLMMVPMGRMKRELKRRPLPQDWLHKKDPDEPVLLFTRPLDPERLSAAGIVQPSDPPTENGDTTPPFRYHGRIGRGGRIIFDRCNPLLRKQIGHENSSPYPKPPPHG; encoded by the exons ATGAGTAGGCTGTCAATCCGGCCTCGTCCTCTCGACATTCATAAGAAGCTTCCGATTGTTAAATCAGTCAAGGACTTTGAAGATGATGAGGTCACGGCTTCTACCCGTAACTCCCAGATACTACGCATCGCTGCTGAGGCCGACAATGAG gtgCATCATGTCCCTACTAAGAAAAGTGCTAATGAGATACCTATTCCACAATTTGTTGTTGTGGATACATATGAAAGAGATTATTCAAGAACATTCGGGCAACCTACATCATATTTACGCGGAAGGGGAG CCAGGGCTGAGATCGGAGAGTTTGTGGAGTATGACTTGGACAACGAGGACGAGGATTGGCTTGAGGAGTTCAACAATGAAAGGAAGATTATTGCACCAGAAAA GTTTGAAAGTCTTCTATTTAagttggaagttttggatcataagACCCGAGAAAGAGCAGGAATCATAATGCCTACCCTGAGTGCACCTGTGCCTGTTCTTCTTCGGCTAGATGCTGCATTAGAG GCCCTGCAATCCCAATCCATTAGATATGCAGTTTTCCAGTCCGTCTTTAGCTATTGGAAAGAAAAG cGAGAGCAGTGGCAAAAGCCTATTTTACGTCGGTTGCAA CCACCTCCACCAGTTAATGATACCAATCCCTACAATGTATTCAGGCCTAGGGAGAAAGCCCATCGGCTCCACACAAGAAGG ATGCAAAGGCGGGAGAACAATGTTCAGTCCTTTGAAAAGCTTCGCCAG GTCAGGCGCAACTTGGACCAAGTAAAAACAGTATTAGAGGCTTTGATTAAG agagaagagaaaaagagagaggtcATGGACAGCGAAGTTAGCCTTCAGAGGATCCAAATCAAGTATAAA CATGAGACTCAGCTTGTTGAAGATGGGTTGGTGCTGCCTGGTTTCCCGCCCTTCTCATGCAGGTTTGGTTCAAGCGAGGATGATTTTGTCGACTCAGACGATATGACAAATGGTCACCCACGTACTCGACCAGCCACAGCACAGAATCCAGCTTTCCCGGACTCCAAGCTGATGATGGTCCCAATGGGACGCATGAAGCGAGAGCTGAAACGGAGACCTCTGCCTCAGGATTGGCTTCATAAAAAG GATCCGGATGAACCTGTTTTGCTGTTCACAAGACCCCTGGATCCAGAAAGGTTGTCTGCCGCTGGCATTGTGCAGCCATCGGATCCTCCGACAGAAAATGGCGACACAACTCCACCTTTCCGTTATCATGGAAGGATTGGCCGAGGAGGGCGAATTATCTTTGATCGATGTAATCCTCTTCTTAGAAAACAAATTGGCCACGAGAACTCTTCTCCTTATCCCAAGCCTCCACCGCATGGTTGA